A DNA window from Mya arenaria isolate MELC-2E11 chromosome 17, ASM2691426v1 contains the following coding sequences:
- the LOC128224035 gene encoding scavenger receptor cysteine-rich type 1 protein M130-like isoform X2, translated as MMALIYLSIGLLQAVYQLCSAAAIDIRLVGGSSQYSGRVEILFDNKWGTVCGDSFSDTDAVVVCRMLNFPSAGARVIANHASYPTPPAQIWIDDVRCTGSEQSIADCSHRMPWGSHNCNHDDDVGVVCSSTAAINIRLVGGSSQYSGRVEILINEKWGTVCGQSFSDKNAVVVCRMLNFPSAGARVIANHTSYPTPPAQIWLDDVRCAGSEQSIADCSHRMPWGSHNCNHDDDVGVVCSSTAAINIRLVGGSSQYSGRVEILINEKWGTVCGRSFSDKNAVVVCRMLNFPSAGARVIANHTSYPTPPAQIWLDAVRCSGSEQSIADCSHRMPWGSHNCNHDDDVVVVCSSTAAINIRLVGGTSQYSGRVEILINEKWGTVCGQSFSDKNAVVVCRMLKFPSAGARVIANHTSYPTPPAQIWLDAVRCAGSEQSIADCSHGMPWGSHNCNHDDDVGVVCSSTAAINIRLVGGTSQYSGRVEILINEKWGTVCGQSFSDKNAVVVCRMLNFPSAGARVIANHTSYPTPPAQIWLDAVRCSGSEQSIADCSHRMPWGSHNCNHDDDVVVVCSSTAAINIRLVGGTSQYSGRVEILINEKWGTVCGQSFSDKNAVVVCRMLKFPSAGARVIANHTSYPTPPAQIWLDAVRCAGSEQSIADCSHRMPWGSHNCNHDDDVGVVCSSTAAINIRLVGGTSQYSGRVEILINEKWGTVCGQIFSDKNAVVVCRMLKFPSAGARVIANHTSYPTPPAQIWLDAVRCAGSEQSIADCSHRMPWGSHNCNHDDDVGVVCSSTAAINIRLVGGTSQYSGRVEILINGKWGTVCGQFFSDKNAVVVCRMLKFPSAGARVIANHTSYPTPPAQIWLDAVRCAGSEQSIADCSHRMPWGSHNCNHDDDVGVVCSSTAAINIRLVGGTSQYSGRVEILINEKWGTVCGQSFSDKNAVVVCRMLKLQSAGARAYTNLASYPNAPAQIWLDDVRCTGSEQSIADCSHRMPWGSHNCNHDDDVGVICSSSRPIRLVPFDGVAYEGQFQFLDGNEWLSITNRTSKVTAKTICELLGFGYVGSYFGQENLLPGAEYFSIDCNGSETDISQYYEITDVRLDGVSGDTGLMEVFVNNNWRTVCEVGFTNYTADLICRDLGFSKAKWYKHNLESNQVNNENNIGSLICNQGDILLRDCEIIPMAYYSYGPGEFDECVGNRVTIACSKVPADEPIINEGVDIYLVVIPTAISCFIVLCLLVGGLVYCKRTGTLCFPHRQQNANNSSDRPNLQNETQYGRYSAVPVSITKDDCKDTDEANATIDRNNALEIPMQTFHDQHQDKKGNGEERNDSDIRIVANHNHDGAEGSE; from the exons ATGATGGCATTGATTTACCTTTCTATAGGACTTCTACAGGCGGTTTACCAACTGTGTTCTG CTGCCGCAATTGATATAAGACTGGTTGGTGGCTCAAGCCAGTACAGTGGACGTGTTGAGATTTTATTCGACAATAAATGGGGTACAGTCTGTGGCGATAGCTTTTCCGACACAGATGCCGTTGTGGTGTGCAGGATGCTGAACTTCCCATC AGCTGGCGCTCGGGTTATTGCAAATCATGCAAGCTACCCAACTCCGCCAGCCCAGATATGGATTGACGATGTTCGTTGTACAGGATCTGAGCAGAGCATCGCTGATTGTTCTCATCGCATGCCATGGGGCTCACATAACTGTAACCATGACGATGATGTGGGTGTTGTCTGCTCCTCAA CTGCCGCCATTAACATAAGACTAGTTGGTGGCTCAAGCCAGTACAGTGGACGTGTCGAGATTTTGATCAACGAGAAATGGGGAACAGTCTGTGGCCAAAGCTTTTCCGACAAAAATGCTGTCGTTGTGTGCAGGATGCTGAATTTTCCATC AGCTGGCGCTCGGGTTATTGCAAATCATACAAGCTACCCAACTCCGCCAGCGCAGATATGGCTTGACGATGTTCGTTGTGCAGGATCTGAGCAGAGCATCGCTGATTGTTCTCATCGCATGCCATGGGGCTCACATAACTGTAACCATGACGATGATGTGGGTGTTGTCTGCTCCTCAA CTGCCGCCATTAACATAAGACTAGTTGGTGGATCAAGCCAGTACAGTGGACGTGTCGAGATTTTAATCAATGAGAAATGGGGTACAGTCTGTGGCCGAAGCTTTTCCGACAAAAATGCTGTCGTTGTGTGCAGGATGCTGAATTTTCCATC AGCTGGCGCTCGGGTTATTGCAAATCATACAAGCTACCCAACTCCGCCAGCGCAGATATGGCTTGACGCTGTTCGTTGTTCAGGATCTGAGCAGAGCATCGCTGATTGCTCTCATCGCATGCCATGGGGCTCACATAACTGTAACCATGACGATGATGTGGTTGTTGTCTGCTCCTCAA CTGCCGCCATTAATATAAGACTGGTTGGTGGCACAAGCCAGTACAGTGGACGTGTCGAGATTTTAATCAACGAGAAATGGGGTACAGTCTGTGGCCAAAGCTTTTCCGACAAAAATGCTGTCGTTGTGTGCAGGATGCTGAAATTTCCATC AGCTGGCGCTCGGGTTATTGCAAATCATACAAGCTACCCAACTCCGCCAGCCCAGATATGGCTTGACGCTGTTCGTTGTGCAGGATCTGAGCAGAGCATCGCTGATTGTTCTCATGGCATGCCATGGGGCTCACATAACTGTAACCATGACGATGATGTGGGTGTTGTCTGCTCCTCAA CTGCCGCCATTAATATAAGACTAGTTGGTGGCACAAGCCAGTACAGTGGACGTGTCGAGATTTTAATCAACGAGAAATGGGGTACAGTCTGTGGCCAAAGCTTTTCCGACAAAAATGCTGTCGTTGTGTGCAGGATGCTGAATTTTCCATC AGCTGGCGCTCGGGTTATTGCAAATCATACAAGCTACCCAACTCCGCCAGCGCAGATATGGCTTGACGCTGTTCGTTGTTCAGGATCTGAGCAGAGCATCGCTGATTGTTCTCATCGCATGCCATGGGGCTCACATAACTGTAACCATGACGATGATGTGGTTGTTGTCTGCTCCTCAA CTGCCGCCATTAATATACGACTAGTTGGTGGCACAAGCCAGTACAGTGGACGTGTCGAGATTTTAATCAACGAGAAATGGGGTACAGTCTGTGGCCAAAGCTTTTCCGACAAAAATGCTGTCGTTGTGTGCAGGATGCTGAAATTTCCATC AGCTGGCGCTCGGGTTATTGCAAATCATACAAGCTACCCAACTCCGCCAGCCCAGATATGGCTTGATGCTGTTCGTTGTGCAGGATCTGAGCAGAGCATCGCTGATTGTTCTCATCGCATGCCATGGGGCTCACATAACTGTAACCATGACGATGATGTGGGTGTTGTCTGCTCCTCAA CTGCCGCCATTAATATACGACTGGTTGGTGGCACAAGCCAGTACAGTGGACGTGTCGAGATTTTAATCAACGAGAAATGGGGTACAGTCTGTGGCCAAATCTTTTCCGACAAAAATGCTGTCGTTGTGTGCAGGATGCTGAAATTTCCATC AGCTGGCGCTCGGGTTATTGCAAATCATACAAGCTACCCAACTCCGCCAGCCCAGATATGGCTTGATGCTGTTCGTTGTGCAGGATCTGAGCAGAGCATCGCTGATTGTTCTCATCGCATGCCATGGGGCTCACATAACTGTAACCATGACGATGATGTGGGTGTTGTCTGCTCCTCAA CTGCCGCCATTAATATAAGACTGGTTGGTGGCACAAGCCAGTACAGTGGACGTGTCGAGATTTTAATCAACGGGAAATGGGGTACAGTCTGTGGCCAATTCTTTTCCGACAAAAATGCTGTCGTTGTGTGCAGGATGCTGAAATTTCCATC AGCTGGCGCTCGGGTTATTGCAAATCATACAAGCTACCCAACTCCGCCAGCCCAGATATGGCTTGACGCTGTTCGTTGTGCAGGATCTGAGCAGAGCATCGCTGATTGTTCTCATCGCATGCCATGGGGCTCACATAACTGTAACCATGACGATGATGTGGGTGTTGTCTGCTCCTCAA CTGCCGCCATTAATATAAGACTAGTTGGTGGCACAAGCCAGTACAGTGGACGTGTCGAGATTTTGATCAACGAGAAATGGGGAACAGTCTGTGGCCAAAGCTTTTCCGACAAAAATGCTGTCGTTGTGTGCAGGATGCTGAAATTACAATC AGCTGGCGCTCGGGCTTATACAAATCTCGCAAGCTACCCAAATGCGCCAGCCCAGATATGGCTTGACGATGTTCGGTGTACAGGATCTGAGCAGAGCATCGCTGATTGTTCTCATCGTATGCCATGGGGCTCACATAACTGTAACCATGACGATGATGTGGGTGTTATCTGCTCCTCTA GTCGGCCTATACGACTGGTTCCGTTCGATGGAGTTGCATACGAAGGACAATTCCAGTTTTTGGATGGCAATGAATGGCTGAGCATTACAAATCGTACATCAAAAGTGACGGCGAAAACAATTTGTGAACTTCTTGGATTTGG GTATGTAGGATCATATTTTGGGCAAGAGAACCTGCTCCCAGGtgcagaatatttttcaatagaCTGTAACGGATCGGAGACAGATATATCACAAT ACTATGAAATAACGGATGTCCGACTAGATGGTGTGTCCGGTGACACCGGTCTTATGGAAGTATTTGTTAACAACAATTGGCGGACAGTTTGTGAGGTTGGCTTTACCAATTACACTGCTGATCTTATATGCCGAGATCTTGGATTcag caaAGCAAAATGGTATAAGCATAATCTAGAATCAAACCAAGTgaacaatgaaaataacatcGGGTCATTGATTTGCAACCAAGGTGACATATTATTACGGGATTGTGAAATTATCCCTATGGCATATTATTCTTATGGACCTGGTGAATTTGATGAATGTGTTGGCAACAGAGTGACTATTGCATGTTCGAAAG TACCTGCAGATGAGCCAATCATCAATGAGGGTGTGGACATTTATCTAGTTGTTATTCCGACGGCCATCAGTTGCTTTATTGTGTTATGTCTTCTTGTTGGTGGACTGGTGTATTGCAAGCGTACAG GTACACTGTGTTTTCCGCATCGACAGCAAAATGCCAATAATTCAAG
- the LOC128224035 gene encoding deleted in malignant brain tumors 1 protein-like isoform X1: MMALIYLSIGLLQAVYQLCSAAAIDIRLVGGSSQYSGRVEILFDNKWGTVCGDSFSDTDAVVVCRMLNFPSAGARVIANHASYPTPPAQIWIDDVRCTGSEQSIADCSHRMPWGSHNCNHDDDVGVVCSSTAAINIRLVGGSSQYSGRVEILINEKWGTVCGQSFSDKNAVVVCRMLNFPSAGARVIANHTSYPTPPAQIWLDDVRCAGSEQSIADCSHRMPWGSHNCNHDDDVGVVCSSTAAINIRLVGGSSQYSGRVEILINEKWGTVCGRSFSDKNAVVVCRMLNFPSAGARVIANHTSYPTPPAQIWLDAVRCSGSEQSIADCSHRMPWGSHNCNHDDDVVVVCSSTAAINIRLVGGTSQYSGRVEILINEKWGTVCGQSFSDKNAVVVCRMLKFPSAGARVIANHTSYPTPPAQIWLDAVRCAGSEQSIADCSHGMPWGSHNCNHDDDVGVVCSSTAAINIRLVGGTSQYSGRVEILINEKWGTVCGQSFSDKNAVVVCRMLNFPSAGARVIANHTSYPTPPAQIWLDAVRCSGSEQSIADCSHRMPWGSHNCNHDDDVVVVCSSTAAINIRLVGGTSQYSGRVEILINEKWGTVCGQSFSDKNAVVVCRMLKFPSAGARVIANHTSYPTPPAQIWLDAVRCAGSEQSIADCSHRMPWGSHNCNHDDDVGVVCSSTAAINIRLVGGTSQYSGRVEILINEKWGTVCGQIFSDKNAVVVCRMLKFPSAGARVIANHTSYPTPPAQIWLDAVRCAGSEQSIADCSHRMPWGSHNCNHDDDVGVVCSSTAAINIRLVGGTSQYSGRVEILINGKWGTVCGQFFSDKNAVVVCRMLKFPSAGARVIANHTSYPTPPAQIWLDAVRCAGSEQSIADCSHRMPWGSHNCNHDDDVGVVCSSTAAINIRLVGGTSQYSGRVEILINEKWGTVCGQSFSDKNAVVVCRMLKLQSAGARAYTNLASYPNAPAQIWLDDVRCTGSEQSIADCSHRMPWGSHNCNHDDDVGVICSSSRPIRLVPFDGVAYEGQFQFLDGNEWLSITNRTSKVTAKTICELLGFGYVGSYFGQENLLPGAEYFSIDCNGSETDISQCKWTRENNDEEYGTLGLSCSDYEITDVRLDGVSGDTGLMEVFVNNNWRTVCEVGFTNYTADLICRDLGFSKAKWYKHNLESNQVNNENNIGSLICNQGDILLRDCEIIPMAYYSYGPGEFDECVGNRVTIACSKVPADEPIINEGVDIYLVVIPTAISCFIVLCLLVGGLVYCKRTGTLCFPHRQQNANNSSDRPNLQNETQYGRYSAVPVSITKDDCKDTDEANATIDRNNALEIPMQTFHDQHQDKKGNGEERNDSDIRIVANHNHDGAEGSE; the protein is encoded by the exons ATGATGGCATTGATTTACCTTTCTATAGGACTTCTACAGGCGGTTTACCAACTGTGTTCTG CTGCCGCAATTGATATAAGACTGGTTGGTGGCTCAAGCCAGTACAGTGGACGTGTTGAGATTTTATTCGACAATAAATGGGGTACAGTCTGTGGCGATAGCTTTTCCGACACAGATGCCGTTGTGGTGTGCAGGATGCTGAACTTCCCATC AGCTGGCGCTCGGGTTATTGCAAATCATGCAAGCTACCCAACTCCGCCAGCCCAGATATGGATTGACGATGTTCGTTGTACAGGATCTGAGCAGAGCATCGCTGATTGTTCTCATCGCATGCCATGGGGCTCACATAACTGTAACCATGACGATGATGTGGGTGTTGTCTGCTCCTCAA CTGCCGCCATTAACATAAGACTAGTTGGTGGCTCAAGCCAGTACAGTGGACGTGTCGAGATTTTGATCAACGAGAAATGGGGAACAGTCTGTGGCCAAAGCTTTTCCGACAAAAATGCTGTCGTTGTGTGCAGGATGCTGAATTTTCCATC AGCTGGCGCTCGGGTTATTGCAAATCATACAAGCTACCCAACTCCGCCAGCGCAGATATGGCTTGACGATGTTCGTTGTGCAGGATCTGAGCAGAGCATCGCTGATTGTTCTCATCGCATGCCATGGGGCTCACATAACTGTAACCATGACGATGATGTGGGTGTTGTCTGCTCCTCAA CTGCCGCCATTAACATAAGACTAGTTGGTGGATCAAGCCAGTACAGTGGACGTGTCGAGATTTTAATCAATGAGAAATGGGGTACAGTCTGTGGCCGAAGCTTTTCCGACAAAAATGCTGTCGTTGTGTGCAGGATGCTGAATTTTCCATC AGCTGGCGCTCGGGTTATTGCAAATCATACAAGCTACCCAACTCCGCCAGCGCAGATATGGCTTGACGCTGTTCGTTGTTCAGGATCTGAGCAGAGCATCGCTGATTGCTCTCATCGCATGCCATGGGGCTCACATAACTGTAACCATGACGATGATGTGGTTGTTGTCTGCTCCTCAA CTGCCGCCATTAATATAAGACTGGTTGGTGGCACAAGCCAGTACAGTGGACGTGTCGAGATTTTAATCAACGAGAAATGGGGTACAGTCTGTGGCCAAAGCTTTTCCGACAAAAATGCTGTCGTTGTGTGCAGGATGCTGAAATTTCCATC AGCTGGCGCTCGGGTTATTGCAAATCATACAAGCTACCCAACTCCGCCAGCCCAGATATGGCTTGACGCTGTTCGTTGTGCAGGATCTGAGCAGAGCATCGCTGATTGTTCTCATGGCATGCCATGGGGCTCACATAACTGTAACCATGACGATGATGTGGGTGTTGTCTGCTCCTCAA CTGCCGCCATTAATATAAGACTAGTTGGTGGCACAAGCCAGTACAGTGGACGTGTCGAGATTTTAATCAACGAGAAATGGGGTACAGTCTGTGGCCAAAGCTTTTCCGACAAAAATGCTGTCGTTGTGTGCAGGATGCTGAATTTTCCATC AGCTGGCGCTCGGGTTATTGCAAATCATACAAGCTACCCAACTCCGCCAGCGCAGATATGGCTTGACGCTGTTCGTTGTTCAGGATCTGAGCAGAGCATCGCTGATTGTTCTCATCGCATGCCATGGGGCTCACATAACTGTAACCATGACGATGATGTGGTTGTTGTCTGCTCCTCAA CTGCCGCCATTAATATACGACTAGTTGGTGGCACAAGCCAGTACAGTGGACGTGTCGAGATTTTAATCAACGAGAAATGGGGTACAGTCTGTGGCCAAAGCTTTTCCGACAAAAATGCTGTCGTTGTGTGCAGGATGCTGAAATTTCCATC AGCTGGCGCTCGGGTTATTGCAAATCATACAAGCTACCCAACTCCGCCAGCCCAGATATGGCTTGATGCTGTTCGTTGTGCAGGATCTGAGCAGAGCATCGCTGATTGTTCTCATCGCATGCCATGGGGCTCACATAACTGTAACCATGACGATGATGTGGGTGTTGTCTGCTCCTCAA CTGCCGCCATTAATATACGACTGGTTGGTGGCACAAGCCAGTACAGTGGACGTGTCGAGATTTTAATCAACGAGAAATGGGGTACAGTCTGTGGCCAAATCTTTTCCGACAAAAATGCTGTCGTTGTGTGCAGGATGCTGAAATTTCCATC AGCTGGCGCTCGGGTTATTGCAAATCATACAAGCTACCCAACTCCGCCAGCCCAGATATGGCTTGATGCTGTTCGTTGTGCAGGATCTGAGCAGAGCATCGCTGATTGTTCTCATCGCATGCCATGGGGCTCACATAACTGTAACCATGACGATGATGTGGGTGTTGTCTGCTCCTCAA CTGCCGCCATTAATATAAGACTGGTTGGTGGCACAAGCCAGTACAGTGGACGTGTCGAGATTTTAATCAACGGGAAATGGGGTACAGTCTGTGGCCAATTCTTTTCCGACAAAAATGCTGTCGTTGTGTGCAGGATGCTGAAATTTCCATC AGCTGGCGCTCGGGTTATTGCAAATCATACAAGCTACCCAACTCCGCCAGCCCAGATATGGCTTGACGCTGTTCGTTGTGCAGGATCTGAGCAGAGCATCGCTGATTGTTCTCATCGCATGCCATGGGGCTCACATAACTGTAACCATGACGATGATGTGGGTGTTGTCTGCTCCTCAA CTGCCGCCATTAATATAAGACTAGTTGGTGGCACAAGCCAGTACAGTGGACGTGTCGAGATTTTGATCAACGAGAAATGGGGAACAGTCTGTGGCCAAAGCTTTTCCGACAAAAATGCTGTCGTTGTGTGCAGGATGCTGAAATTACAATC AGCTGGCGCTCGGGCTTATACAAATCTCGCAAGCTACCCAAATGCGCCAGCCCAGATATGGCTTGACGATGTTCGGTGTACAGGATCTGAGCAGAGCATCGCTGATTGTTCTCATCGTATGCCATGGGGCTCACATAACTGTAACCATGACGATGATGTGGGTGTTATCTGCTCCTCTA GTCGGCCTATACGACTGGTTCCGTTCGATGGAGTTGCATACGAAGGACAATTCCAGTTTTTGGATGGCAATGAATGGCTGAGCATTACAAATCGTACATCAAAAGTGACGGCGAAAACAATTTGTGAACTTCTTGGATTTGG GTATGTAGGATCATATTTTGGGCAAGAGAACCTGCTCCCAGGtgcagaatatttttcaatagaCTGTAACGGATCGGAGACAGATATATCACAATGTAAGTGGACAAGAGAAAATAATGACGAAGAATATGGAACATTGGGCCTTTCTTGTTCAG ACTATGAAATAACGGATGTCCGACTAGATGGTGTGTCCGGTGACACCGGTCTTATGGAAGTATTTGTTAACAACAATTGGCGGACAGTTTGTGAGGTTGGCTTTACCAATTACACTGCTGATCTTATATGCCGAGATCTTGGATTcag caaAGCAAAATGGTATAAGCATAATCTAGAATCAAACCAAGTgaacaatgaaaataacatcGGGTCATTGATTTGCAACCAAGGTGACATATTATTACGGGATTGTGAAATTATCCCTATGGCATATTATTCTTATGGACCTGGTGAATTTGATGAATGTGTTGGCAACAGAGTGACTATTGCATGTTCGAAAG TACCTGCAGATGAGCCAATCATCAATGAGGGTGTGGACATTTATCTAGTTGTTATTCCGACGGCCATCAGTTGCTTTATTGTGTTATGTCTTCTTGTTGGTGGACTGGTGTATTGCAAGCGTACAG GTACACTGTGTTTTCCGCATCGACAGCAAAATGCCAATAATTCAAG